From a region of the Oncorhynchus mykiss isolate Arlee chromosome 32, USDA_OmykA_1.1, whole genome shotgun sequence genome:
- the ppp1r18 gene encoding trichohyalin — MSVSSLPEWKQLLLERKRREEEEREKREKEEEAKLASMPVWKRGIIQRRRMKQESFGDKEREGPLQVKEGRSPSDAVSDPDSATLVQLDSESPLSPDVTGPWLDEESKPQSQLLRETITTVQQNPFIRTHGGLRRGREEEMAGEMGHEKGNEQEIEVGREREKEKERGHVKGHDGESGRGRDIELKLQQYRERSRGRERDRSAGRETSRDTVRDRERECPRGRKEEEREEGDSDPQNPKYPHPLVPGLRTIRADNIIIIEQDRKGSDERRGRRREWEREVMEEEQEKRDIKMDLKEFLSGGGSVTEIRASVGLVIKPLAGTEDCRSGSLKGAGREGDGKEKGEREAKCNKDGRKDCERGLEREVAWLMMKDKERENLREKDRPRTHTASEQEDRRCGDTDDSIHNERRVRVSELLSKFGEHTKKFREHPKPPSRSKSSDCFSRPGRDRDNFGLDEDNDGDRRGEEKRAGFRGVPKRSFSFSDQVICTKENGMQDEGNHDRKVVERTCSDRRVAPRGDVVEGEWSERGGKQGGWTRFSDKEWVGKHREGFIKTDREEEGQPERQPALESYTGKETDHGVEVVTRVELEYGNTGTEELTQNMCEEAGFTRASVKNTEASFAQGVPIKHDGRERAVEREVKRMTEERGRGMERARSTEREVVVGRQAEPQVRDRRGSEAIRRGSDARDAKRMSEVRDCTMSVETTQQNCVITLSVDRASPPQSVESHYRRVSALTECSTTLLSAVAHRGTDWRSSQGAPGNHSTKSALSQHTGDLINKTGRVGETANELDNHKGTQSLTQDRKRVTREDTENVRGSKAYRVPSEVSKESTHSPGTHVHSHVCPEMSVQEVTPESPKSPKHVASVGIPPTPLERHIPRTVFYGVEEVLENKRPSLQSDDDQSCEGEGGKGVERRDSWRIGKPLSRIESLREKIRQREKERLRNTEGAVATGDDGDATEGMKRAGTRRVRRASSSDRCDEGERGNEMGRERQRQEGSAQQTTSTQFYVTQEASVSKADPELPVPLSFSQSVKGEEESDHTIEREEDPIKHVVDELRCDRGRQTKQDTRGRGGEVGEDKLLEEEDRLHYLPPSPSPSPSDSFSPSLAEMSRIYNLKTVGSRTAVCMSEMTVDRPIPIHTPKVQSRISAEQQEPSSLERSVGMLTQKQLWGGGGASGNKASCDENSGLQKIQRQVEQLQLREQQEVQRLSHDDNAAQSTFSKKNNLKAKESEAQQSTRISHNQPNKEPQQMHPRQKDQQTPLNPRKCQSNPQLPSERPPQPNRARSITINSRSLLTPSHENSLHPDQGVPPSTSSSPCSPSPPQSPSVSPSPSPSPIHFTIRTGSGGQQVKRGTTITITPRKPVGGEAVESVSVSSGPPVKTSAKSQMPVLTEIVERGKKRYPTTEEIEVIGGYQNLDKSCLVKTPKGTPKGVKVCFDETQLEQVFEYPSEASMIAFTPYPIPGQEKGKEDEVQEEEEEEERGVFVSGSSRNVGAAAGLRVLRIDESCHR; from the exons ATGTCTGTCTCCTCTTTACCGGAATGGAAACAACTCCtgctggagagaaagaggagggaggaggaggagcgagagaagagagaaaaagaggaggaggCCAAACTCGCCAGCATGCCTGTTTGGAAACGAGGGATCATCCAGAGGAGAAGAATGAAACAGGAGAGTTTTGGGGACAAGGAAAGAGAGGGCCCCCTCCAAGTCAAGGAGGGCAGGTCCCCTTCTGATGCTGTGAGTGACCCAGACAGCGCTACACTGGTGCAGCTGGATAGTGAATCACCACTCAGCCCAGACGTCACAGGGCCTTGGCTGGATGAAGAGTCTAAACCGCAGAGTCAGCTGTTAAGGGAGACCATCACCACTGTCCAACAAAATCCATTCATTCGCACGCATGGCGGGTTGAGAaggggaagagaagaagagatggcTGGGGAGATGGGCCACGAGAAAGGGAATGAGCAGGAAAtagaagtagggagagagagggaaaaggagaaggAAAGAGGCCATGTCAAAGGTCATGATGGGGAGTCTGGGAGGGGAAGAGATATAGAATTAAAACTACAGCAATACAGGGAACGGAGTAGgggcagagaaagggacagaagtGCCGGAAGAGAGACGAGCCGGGACACCgtgagagacagggaaagggaatgcccgagagggagaaaggaggaggagagggaggagggagactcagatcctcaaaacccCAAGTACCCCCATCCACTAGTCCCAGGCCTTCGTACCATCAGAGCAGACAACATCATCATTATTGAACAGGACAGAAAGGGCAGTGATGAaaggaggggtagaaggagagagtgggagagggaggtgaTGGAAGAGGAGCAGGAAAAGAGAGACATAAAGATGGACCTCAAGGAGTTTCTTTCTGGTGGAGGGAGTGTCACGGAGATCCGAGCATCAGTGGGATTGGTAATTAAACCCTTAGCTGGCACTGAGGACTGCAGGAGTGGAAGTCTAAAAGGGGCAGGCAGGGAAGGAGATGgcaaagagaagggagagagagaggcaaagtgCAATAAAGATGGAAGAAAGGACTGTGAGaggggtctggagagagaggtggcgtgGTTGATGAtgaaagataaagagagggagaactTGAGGGAGAAAGACCGACCACGAACACACACAGCTTCAGAACAAGAGGATAGGAGATGTGGTGACACAGATGACAGTATCCACAATGAGAGAAGAGTTAGGGTGAGTGAGCTGCTGAGTAAATTTGGGGAACATACAAAGAAATTCAGGGAACATCCAAAGCCCCCGTCCCGGTCTAAAAGCTCAGATTGTTTCAGCCGGCCTGGCAGGGACAGAGACAATTTTGGTCTGGACGAGGACAATgatggagacaggagaggggaggagaaacgTGCAGGATTCAGGGGTGTGCCCAAGCGGTCATTCAGCTTCTCTGACCAGGTGATATGCACAAAGGAGAATGGCATGCAGGATGAGGGGAACCACGATAGGAAGGTGGTGGAGAGGACATGTTCAGACAGGAGGGTGGCACCTCGGGGAGATGTAGTGGAGGGGGAATGGTCAGAGAGGGGAGGCAAGCAGGGGGGCTGGACCCGGTTTTCAGATAAAGAGTGGGTAGGGAAGCATAGAGAGGGATTCATAAAAacagacagggaggaagaggggcAGCCTGAGAGACAGCCTGCGTTGGAAAGTTACACAGGGAAAGAGACTGACCATGGGGTCGAGGTTGTAACACGAGTGGAGTTAGAATATGGGAACACGGGGACAGAGGAACTAACACAGAATATGTGTGAGGAGGCAGGGTTTACAAGGGCCTCAGTTAAAAACACAGAGGCCTCATTTGCGCAAGGAGTGCCCATCAAACACGATGGGCGAGAGAGAGCAGTGGAAAGAGAGGTAAAGCGAATGacagaagaaagagggagagggatggagagggcgaggagcacagagagagaggtggtggttgGAAGACAGGCAGAACCTCAAGTGAGGGACAGAAGGGGGTCAGAAGCCATTAGAAGAGGATCAGATGCAAGGGATGCCAAGAGGATGTCAGAAGTAAGGGACTGCACAATGTCAGTTGAAACAACTCAGCAAAACTGTGTGATCACCCTCTCTGTAGACAGAGCCAGTCCTCCTCAGTCTGTCGAAAGCCATTACAGACGTGTCTCAGCATTGACAGAGTGTTCAACCACCTTGCTCAGCGCTGTGGCACACAGAGGAACAGATTGGCGTAGTAGTCAAGGAGCGCCAGGGAACCATTCAACCAAGTCAGCACTATCACAGCACACGGGGGATCTtatcaacaagacagggagaGTCGGAGAGACAGCCAACGAACTTGACAATCACAAAGGGACCCAATCATTAACTCAGGATCGCAAACGTGTGACGAGGGAGGACACAGAGAATGTGAGAGGGAGCAAAGCTTACAGGGTGCCAAGTGAGGTGAGCAAGGAGAGCACACACTCACCTGGCACACACGTGCACAGTCACGTCTGCCCCGAAATGTCCGTCCAGGAAGTGACCCCTGAGTCTCCCAAGTCTCCAAAGCACGTTGCCTCAGTTGGAATCCCTCCAACGCCACTTGAGCGACACATACCCAGGACAGTGTTCTACGGTGTGGAGGAGGTATTAGAGAACAAAAGGCCAAGCCTCCAAAGCGACGACGACCAGAGCTgcgaaggagagggagggaaaggtgtGGAGAGGAGGGATAGTTGGAGGATCGGCAAGCCTTTGTCTCGTATCGAATCCCTGCGAGAGAAAATCcggcagagggagaaggagaggctgAGGAACACGGAGGGAGCGGTAGCAACGGGGGATGATGGAGATGCGACTGAGGGAATGAAAAGGGCTGGGACTAGAAGGGTTAGAAGAGCTTCAAGTTCAGATAGGTgtgatgaaggagagagggggaacgaaatggggcgagagagacagagacaggaaggcTCTGCACAGCAGACAACATCCACTCAGTTTTACGTCACACAGGAAGCGAGCGTGTCAAAAGCCGACCCTGagcttcctgttcctctctcatTCTCGCAATCTGtcaaaggagaggaagaaagcgATCACACGATCGAGAGAGAGGAAGATCCAATAAAACATGTAGTAGATGAGTTACGGTGTGACAGGGGTCGGCAGACAAAACAGGACAccagaggcagaggaggagaagtAGGAGAGGATAAACTCTTGGAGGAAGAGGACAGGTTGCATTATCtgcctccttccccctctccttcaccctcagactctttctccccttctcttgcTGAGATGAGCCGGATCTATAACCTGAAAACAGTGGGGTCCAGGACGGCGGTGTGCATGAGTGAGATGACCGTGGATAGGCCTATCCCTATACATACACCCAAGGTACAGTCCCGCATATCAGCAGAACAACAGGAGCCAAGCAGTCTGGAGAGATCCGTTGGGATGCTGACACAGAAGCagctgtggggtggtggtggggcatCTGGAAATAAGGCCTCTTGTGATGAGAATTCCGGACTTCAGAAAATACAGCGTCAGGTGGAACAGCTTCAGTTGCGAGAACAACAGGAAGTACAGAGACTATCACACGACGACAACGCAGCACAGTCGActtttagtaaaaaaaataatttgaaaGCTAAAGAGTCTGAAGCTCAGCAAAGCACAAGGATATCACACAACCAGCCTAATAAGGAACCTCAACAGATGCATCCGAGGCAAAAGGACCAGCAAACACCTCTAAATCCAAGAAAATGTCAGTCTAATCCGCAGTTGCCCTCTGAAAGGCCTCCTCAACCCAATCGTGCCCGATCCATTACCATCAACTccagatctctcctgaccccctCTCATGAGAACTCATTACACCCAGACCAGGGAGTCCCACCCAGCACATCATCCTCCCCATGCTCACCCTCCCCACCCCagtccccctccgtctctccctccccttcgcCTTCTCCAATCCATTTCACCATCAGAACAGGCTCTGGAGGCCAGCAGGTCAAGAGGggcaccaccatcaccatcaccccaAGGAAGCCTGTTGGAGGGGAAGCCGTGGAATCAGTTTCAGTATCCTCAGGACCCCCAGTCAAGACGTCTGCCAAGTCCCAGATGCCTGTCCTAACCGAGATAGTAGAGAGAGGCAAGAAGAGATACCCCACTACGGAGGAGATCGAAGTGATCGGCGGATATCAGAACCTGGATAAGTCTTGCCTGGTCAAGACTCCCAAAGGGACTCCCAAAGGG GTGAAGGTGTGTTTCGACGAGACCCAGCTGGAGCAGGTTTTTGAATACCCATCAGAGGCCTCTATGATAGCCTTTACCCCTTACCCCATACCAGGTcaggagaaagggaaggaggatgaggtgcaggaggaagaggaggaggaggagagaggagtgtttGTGTCCGGGAGCAGCAGGAACGTGGGAGCAGCGGCTGGCCTGAGAGTGCTGAGAATAG ATGAGTCTTGCCATCGGTAG